The Prunus persica cultivar Lovell chromosome G8, Prunus_persica_NCBIv2, whole genome shotgun sequence genome includes a region encoding these proteins:
- the LOC18766349 gene encoding uncharacterized protein LOC18766349 isoform X1: MEKSARRRLDCISRHLVLPPQANHGLQQVLLLSNGQVKSEEAEPVVIGGMVLDIHATPSIPANPRTTTPGKVSYVLGGVARNVAECISKLGAKPFMISALGLDMPGNLLLEHWKSSGLSTEGIWKHQNIETPVVCNVLDVSGELAAAVASVEAIEKFLTPEWIQQFKYNIRSAPVLMIDANLNLSALKASCQLAAECKIPVWFEPVSVVKSRRISSVVKYVTFASPNEDELVAMANNLSGGNVYCPIERNNSRKKCSTETLFHMLKSAVWVLLEKGIKIVVVTVGSDGVFLCSRGGPSLKQYASNGELFNTVTASCPSNLFSSPPDSERSSFLFAVHFPALPASVVRLTGAGDCLVGGTIASICAGLDVMQSLAVGIAASKAAVEAETNVPSVFNLAAIADDARSVYSAAKVVFHQSMP, translated from the exons ATGGAGAAGAGTGCAAGGAGGCGATTGGATTGTATTTCTCGTCACCTTGTATTACCACCTCAAGCTAATCACGGTCTGCAGCAG GTGCTGTTATTAAGTAATGGGCAAGTGAAGAGTGAGGAGGCAGAGCCTGTGGTGATAGGAGGAATGGTGTTGGACATTCATGCCACACCTTCTATCCCTGCAAATCCCAGAACCACTACTCCAGGTAAG GTCAGCTATGTACTAGGAGGGGTAGCAAGGAATGTTGCTGAGTGCATATCAAAGCTAGGAGCAAAGCCATTCATGATTAGTGCATTGGGGCTTGACATGCCAG gAAACTTATTGTTGGAGCACTGGAAGTCTTCTGGGCTATCTACTGAAG GGATTTGGAAGCACCAAAACATTGAGACTCCTGTTGTGTGCAATGTACTTGATGTTAGTGGGGAGTTGGCTGCTGCTGTTGCAAGTGTAGAAGCTATT GAAAAATTTCTAACACCTGAGTGGATCCAgcaattcaaatataatataCGCTCTGCTCCAGTGTTGATGATTGATGCAAACCTGAATCTTTCTGCTCTAAAAGCTTCTTGCCAGT TGGCAGCAGAATGCAAAATTCCGGTGTGGTTTGAACCTGTATCAGTAGTAAAATCCAGAAGAATCAGTTCAGTTGTCAAGTAT GTAACTTTTGCTTCACCCAATGAAGATGAACttgttgccatggcaaataatTTGTCTGGTGGAAATGTGTATTGTCCAATTGAGAGGAACAATAGCAGAAAGAAATGTTCAACAGAAACCTTGTTCCATATGCTAAAATCTGCAGTCTGGGTTTTGCTAGAGAAGGGTATTAAAATAGTTGTTGTGACAGTTGGTTCAGATGGTGTGTTCTTATGCTCTAGAGGAGGGCCAAGCCTCAAACAGTATGCTTCCAATGGAGAATTATTTAATACCGTGACTGCAAGTTGTCCTTCAAATCTGTTCTCGAGTCCTCCGGATTCTGAGAGAAGCTCTTTTCTCTTTGCTGTGCATTTTCCTGCACTTCCTGCATCAGTGGTGAGGCTTACAGGGGCTGGTGATTGCTTGGTTGGTGGAACTATTGCTTCTATTTGTGCAGGTTTAGATGTCATGCAAAGTCTGGCAGTTGGTATTGCGGCTTCCAAAGCTGCAGTTGAGGCGGAGACCAATGTGCCTTCCGTATTTAATTTGGCTGCAATTGCAG ATGACGCAAGATCGGTATACTCGGCTGCCAAAGTTGTGTTCCATCAATCAATGCCTTAA
- the LOC18766349 gene encoding uncharacterized protein LOC18766349 isoform X2, with translation MPHLLSLQIPEPLLQVSYVLGGVARNVAECISKLGAKPFMISALGLDMPGNLLLEHWKSSGLSTEGIWKHQNIETPVVCNVLDVSGELAAAVASVEAIEKFLTPEWIQQFKYNIRSAPVLMIDANLNLSALKASCQLAAECKIPVWFEPVSVVKSRRISSVVKYVTFASPNEDELVAMANNLSGGNVYCPIERNNSRKKCSTETLFHMLKSAVWVLLEKGIKIVVVTVGSDGVFLCSRGGPSLKQYASNGELFNTVTASCPSNLFSSPPDSERSSFLFAVHFPALPASVVRLTGAGDCLVGGTIASICAGLDVMQSLAVGIAASKAAVEAETNVPSVFNLAAIADDARSVYSAAKVVFHQSMP, from the exons ATGCCACACCTTCTATCCCTGCAAATCCCAGAACCACTACTCCAG GTCAGCTATGTACTAGGAGGGGTAGCAAGGAATGTTGCTGAGTGCATATCAAAGCTAGGAGCAAAGCCATTCATGATTAGTGCATTGGGGCTTGACATGCCAG gAAACTTATTGTTGGAGCACTGGAAGTCTTCTGGGCTATCTACTGAAG GGATTTGGAAGCACCAAAACATTGAGACTCCTGTTGTGTGCAATGTACTTGATGTTAGTGGGGAGTTGGCTGCTGCTGTTGCAAGTGTAGAAGCTATT GAAAAATTTCTAACACCTGAGTGGATCCAgcaattcaaatataatataCGCTCTGCTCCAGTGTTGATGATTGATGCAAACCTGAATCTTTCTGCTCTAAAAGCTTCTTGCCAGT TGGCAGCAGAATGCAAAATTCCGGTGTGGTTTGAACCTGTATCAGTAGTAAAATCCAGAAGAATCAGTTCAGTTGTCAAGTAT GTAACTTTTGCTTCACCCAATGAAGATGAACttgttgccatggcaaataatTTGTCTGGTGGAAATGTGTATTGTCCAATTGAGAGGAACAATAGCAGAAAGAAATGTTCAACAGAAACCTTGTTCCATATGCTAAAATCTGCAGTCTGGGTTTTGCTAGAGAAGGGTATTAAAATAGTTGTTGTGACAGTTGGTTCAGATGGTGTGTTCTTATGCTCTAGAGGAGGGCCAAGCCTCAAACAGTATGCTTCCAATGGAGAATTATTTAATACCGTGACTGCAAGTTGTCCTTCAAATCTGTTCTCGAGTCCTCCGGATTCTGAGAGAAGCTCTTTTCTCTTTGCTGTGCATTTTCCTGCACTTCCTGCATCAGTGGTGAGGCTTACAGGGGCTGGTGATTGCTTGGTTGGTGGAACTATTGCTTCTATTTGTGCAGGTTTAGATGTCATGCAAAGTCTGGCAGTTGGTATTGCGGCTTCCAAAGCTGCAGTTGAGGCGGAGACCAATGTGCCTTCCGTATTTAATTTGGCTGCAATTGCAG ATGACGCAAGATCGGTATACTCGGCTGCCAAAGTTGTGTTCCATCAATCAATGCCTTAA